The following coding sequences are from one Streptomyces sp. V3I7 window:
- the atpD gene encoding F0F1 ATP synthase subunit beta, translating to MTTTVETATAPGRVARVIGPVVDVEFPVDAIPEMYNALHVEVADPAAAGAKKTLTLEVAQHLGDGMVRTVAMQPTDGLVRQTPVIDTGEAITVPVGDFTKGKVFNTLGEVLNSEEKHEGERWSIHRKAPNFDELESKTEMFETGIKVIDLLTPYVKGGKIGLFGGAGVGKTVLIQEMIYRVANNHDGVSVFAGVGERTREGNDLIEEMTDSGVIDKTALVFGQMDEPPGTRLRVALAGLTMAEYFRDVQKQDVLFFVDNIFRFTQAGSEVSTLLGRMPSAVGYQPNLADEMGLLQERITSTRGHSITSMQAIYVPADDLTDPAPATTFAHLDATTVLSRPISEKGIYPAVDPLDSTSRILDPRYISQEHYDTAMRVKNILQKYKDLQDIIAILGIDELSEEDKLVVHRARRVERFLSQNTHVAKQFTGVDGSDVPLEETIRAFNMICDGDFDHFPEQAFFMCGGIEDLKKNAKELGVELEDLKKSEQKLAAEVG from the coding sequence ATGACCACCACTGTTGAGACCGCCACGGCCCCGGGCCGCGTCGCCCGGGTCATCGGCCCGGTCGTCGACGTGGAGTTCCCCGTCGACGCGATTCCGGAGATGTACAACGCGCTGCACGTCGAGGTGGCCGACCCGGCCGCCGCGGGCGCGAAGAAGACGCTGACCCTCGAGGTCGCCCAGCACCTGGGCGACGGCATGGTGCGCACCGTCGCCATGCAGCCGACCGACGGTCTGGTCCGCCAGACCCCGGTCATCGACACCGGCGAAGCCATCACCGTCCCGGTCGGCGACTTCACCAAGGGCAAGGTGTTCAACACCCTCGGTGAGGTGCTGAACTCCGAGGAGAAGCACGAGGGCGAGCGCTGGTCCATCCACCGCAAGGCTCCGAACTTCGACGAGCTCGAGTCGAAGACCGAGATGTTCGAGACCGGCATCAAGGTCATCGACCTGCTCACCCCGTACGTCAAGGGCGGCAAGATCGGCCTGTTCGGCGGCGCCGGCGTCGGCAAGACGGTGCTCATCCAGGAGATGATCTACCGTGTCGCCAACAACCACGACGGTGTCTCCGTGTTCGCCGGTGTCGGTGAGCGCACCCGTGAGGGCAACGACCTCATCGAGGAGATGACCGACTCGGGCGTCATCGACAAGACCGCCCTGGTCTTCGGCCAGATGGACGAGCCCCCGGGCACGCGTCTGCGCGTCGCGCTGGCCGGCCTCACCATGGCCGAGTACTTCCGTGACGTCCAGAAGCAGGACGTGCTGTTCTTCGTGGACAACATCTTCCGCTTCACGCAGGCCGGTTCCGAGGTGTCGACCCTGCTCGGCCGTATGCCCTCCGCGGTGGGCTACCAGCCGAACCTGGCCGACGAGATGGGTCTCCTCCAGGAGCGCATCACCTCGACCCGTGGTCACTCGATCACCTCGATGCAGGCGATCTACGTCCCCGCGGACGACCTGACCGACCCGGCCCCGGCCACCACCTTCGCCCACCTCGACGCGACGACGGTTCTCTCCCGTCCGATCTCGGAGAAGGGCATCTACCCGGCCGTGGACCCGCTGGACTCCACGTCCCGGATCCTGGACCCGCGGTACATCTCGCAGGAGCACTACGACACCGCCATGCGGGTCAAGAACATCCTGCAGAAGTACAAGGACCTCCAGGACATCATCGCGATCCTCGGTATCGACGAGCTCAGCGAGGAGGACAAGCTCGTCGTCCACCGCGCGCGTCGTGTGGAGCGCTTCCTGTCCCAGAACACGCACGTCGCCAAGCAGTTCACCGGTGTGGACGGCTCGGACGTGCCGCTGGAGGAGACGATCCGCGCGTTCAACATGATCTGCGACGGCGACTTCGACCACTTCCCCGAGCAGGCCTTCTTCATGTGCGGCGGTATCGAGGACCTGAAGAAGAACGCCAAGGAACTGGGCGTCGAGCTCGAGGACCTGAAGAAGAGCGAGCAGAAGCTGGCCGCCGAGGTCGGCTGA
- the atpB gene encoding F0F1 ATP synthase subunit A, with the protein MKEPAVSADPTQTLAFDSSCHLFTGCGFPAPGLHSFLFKPIWGDANSNLYFNKPMLLALLGSIIVVGFFWAAFRKPKIVPGKLQMVAEAGYDFVRRGVVYETIGKKEGEKYVPLIVSLFFFIWMMNLWAIVPVAQFPVTSIIAYPAVLALIVYIVWVSLTFKRHGFVGFFKNVTGYDPSLGPVLPLAMLIEFFSNLIVRPFTHAVRLFANMFAGHTLLLLFTIASWYLLNGIGIAYAGVSFIMTIVMTAFELFIQALQAYVFVLLTCTYIQGALAEHH; encoded by the coding sequence ATGAAGGAGCCCGCGGTGAGTGCTGATCCGACGCAGACGCTCGCTTTCGACTCGAGCTGTCACCTGTTCACCGGGTGCGGCTTCCCGGCTCCGGGCCTGCACTCGTTCCTGTTCAAGCCCATCTGGGGTGACGCGAACAGCAACCTGTACTTCAACAAGCCGATGCTGCTGGCGTTGCTCGGCTCGATCATCGTGGTCGGCTTCTTCTGGGCTGCTTTCCGCAAGCCGAAGATCGTCCCGGGCAAGCTCCAGATGGTCGCCGAGGCCGGCTACGACTTCGTCCGGCGCGGCGTCGTCTACGAGACGATCGGCAAGAAGGAAGGCGAGAAGTACGTTCCGCTGATCGTCTCGCTGTTCTTCTTCATCTGGATGATGAACCTCTGGGCGATCGTTCCGGTCGCCCAGTTCCCGGTCACGTCGATCATCGCCTACCCTGCGGTGCTCGCCCTGATCGTGTACATCGTCTGGGTCAGCCTCACCTTCAAGCGGCACGGCTTCGTCGGCTTCTTCAAGAACGTCACCGGCTACGACCCGTCGCTCGGGCCGGTGCTTCCGCTGGCCATGCTCATCGAGTTCTTCTCGAACCTCATCGTGCGGCCGTTCACCCACGCTGTGCGACTCTTCGCGAACATGTTCGCCGGTCACACGCTCCTGCTGCTGTTCACGATCGCGAGCTGGTACCTGCTGAACGGCATCGGGATCGCCTACGCCGGCGTCTCGTTCATCATGACCATCGTGATGACCGCCTTCGAGCTGTTCATCCAGGCCCTGCAGGCGTACGTCTTCGTGCTGCTGACCTGCACCTACATTCAGGGCGCGCTGGCCGAGCACCACTGA
- a CDS encoding F0F1 ATP synthase subunit epsilon, whose protein sequence is MAAELHVELVAADRQVWAGEATLVVARTTSGDIGVMPGHQPLLGVLESGPVTIRTSDGGTVVAAVHGGFISFADNKLALLAEVAELSDEIDVQSAERELERAKAEGDAAAERRADVRLRAAAAS, encoded by the coding sequence TTGGCTGCTGAGCTGCACGTCGAGCTGGTCGCCGCCGACCGCCAGGTCTGGGCCGGCGAGGCCACCCTGGTCGTCGCGCGCACCACGTCCGGCGACATCGGCGTCATGCCCGGTCACCAGCCGCTGCTCGGTGTGCTGGAGTCGGGCCCGGTGACCATCCGTACGAGTGATGGTGGAACGGTCGTCGCCGCGGTGCACGGCGGTTTCATCTCGTTCGCGGACAACAAGCTGGCCCTGCTGGCCGAGGTCGCCGAGCTGTCGGACGAGATCGATGTCCAGAGCGCTGAGCGCGAGCTCGAGCGCGCGAAGGCGGAGGGCGACGCCGCCGCCGAGCGTCGTGCGGACGTCCGACTGCGGGCTGCGGCGGCAAGCTGA
- the atpA gene encoding F0F1 ATP synthase subunit alpha — MAELTIRPEEIRDALDNFVQSYKPDAASREEVGHVTLAGDGIAKVEGLPSAMANELLKFEDGTLGLALNLEEREIGAIVLGEFNGIEEGQPVHRTGEVLSVPVGEGYLGRVVDPLGNPIDGLGDIETSGRRPLELQAPTVMQRKSVHEPMETGYMAVDAMTPIGRGQRQLIIGDRQTGKTALAVDTIINQRDNWRSGDPKKQVRCIYVAVGQKGSSIAEVRRALEENGALEYTTIVAAPASDPAGFKYLAPYTGSAIGQQWMYEGKHVLIVFDDLTKQADAYRAVSLLLRRPPGREAYPGDVFYLHSRLLERCAKLSDDMGAGSMTGLPIVETKANDVSAFIPTNVISITDGQCFLESDLFNAGQRPALNVGISVSRVGGAAQHKAMKQVSGRLRVDLAQYRELEAFAAFGSDLDAASKAQLDRGSRMTELLKQKQYDPMATEDQVVTIWAGGTGRMDDVPVSDVRRFDKELLEFLHRKHQGLMTSIKEGGKMSDDTLTALGDAIFDFKKQFETSDGKLLGEDAPAAAAK, encoded by the coding sequence ATGGCGGAGCTCACGATCCGGCCGGAGGAGATCCGGGACGCGCTGGACAACTTCGTCCAGTCGTACAAGCCGGACGCGGCCTCGCGCGAGGAGGTCGGTCACGTCACCCTTGCCGGCGACGGCATCGCGAAGGTCGAGGGTCTGCCCTCGGCCATGGCCAACGAACTGCTGAAGTTCGAGGACGGCACCCTCGGCCTCGCGCTCAACCTGGAAGAGCGCGAGATCGGCGCCATCGTCCTCGGTGAGTTCAATGGCATCGAGGAGGGCCAGCCGGTGCACCGCACCGGTGAGGTGCTCTCCGTGCCGGTCGGCGAGGGCTACCTCGGCCGTGTCGTCGACCCGCTCGGCAACCCGATCGACGGCCTCGGCGACATCGAGACCAGCGGTCGTCGTCCCCTTGAGCTGCAGGCCCCCACGGTCATGCAGCGCAAGTCGGTGCACGAGCCGATGGAGACGGGCTACATGGCCGTCGACGCGATGACCCCGATCGGCCGCGGTCAGCGTCAGCTGATCATCGGTGACCGCCAGACCGGCAAGACCGCCCTGGCCGTCGACACGATCATCAACCAGCGCGACAACTGGCGCTCGGGCGACCCGAAGAAGCAGGTCCGCTGCATCTACGTCGCCGTCGGCCAGAAGGGCTCCAGCATCGCTGAGGTCCGCCGCGCGCTGGAGGAGAACGGCGCGCTGGAGTACACGACCATCGTCGCCGCCCCGGCGTCCGACCCGGCCGGCTTCAAGTACCTGGCGCCGTACACCGGTTCGGCCATCGGTCAGCAGTGGATGTACGAGGGCAAGCACGTCCTCATCGTCTTCGACGACCTGACGAAGCAGGCCGACGCCTACCGTGCCGTCTCCCTGCTGCTGCGTCGCCCGCCGGGCCGCGAGGCCTACCCGGGTGACGTCTTCTACCTGCACTCCCGTCTGCTGGAGCGCTGTGCCAAGCTCTCCGACGACATGGGCGCCGGCTCGATGACCGGTCTGCCGATCGTCGAGACCAAGGCCAACGACGTCTCGGCGTTCATCCCGACCAACGTCATCTCCATCACCGACGGCCAGTGCTTCCTGGAGTCGGACCTGTTCAACGCCGGTCAGCGCCCCGCGCTGAACGTCGGTATCTCCGTCTCCCGTGTCGGTGGTGCCGCCCAGCACAAGGCGATGAAGCAGGTCTCCGGTCGTCTGCGTGTCGACCTGGCCCAGTACCGCGAGCTGGAGGCGTTCGCCGCCTTCGGTTCCGACCTCGACGCCGCGTCGAAGGCCCAGCTGGACCGCGGTAGCCGCATGACCGAGCTGCTCAAGCAGAAGCAGTACGACCCGATGGCCACCGAGGACCAGGTCGTCACCATCTGGGCCGGTGGTACGGGCCGTATGGACGACGTCCCGGTCTCGGACGTCCGGCGCTTCGACAAGGAGCTGCTGGAGTTCCTGCACCGCAAGCACCAGGGCCTCATGACCTCCATCAAGGAGGGCGGCAAGATGTCGGACGACACCCTGACGGCGCTGGGCGACGCGATCTTCGACTTCAAGAAGCAGTTCGAGACCTCCGACGGCAAGCTGCTCGGCGAGGACGCTCCGGCCGCCGCCGCCAAGTGA
- a CDS encoding glycosyl hydrolase family 18 protein produces MRFGNRVAVSLAALLLPLAGLVGLAGPAQAAGSATATYTKSQDWGTGFEGKWTVKNTGSTTISSWTVEWDFPSGTSVTSAWDADVTSAGTHWTARNKSYNGSLAPGVSVSFGFNGAGSGSPSHCLLNGDSCDGTTVPGDAAPSAPGTPSASDVTDTSVRLSWSAATDDKGVKDYDVLRDGAKVATVTTTSYTDTGLTAGTDYSYTVRARDTAGQTGPAGGAVAVHTTGGGTTPPAGGAKVKLGYFTEWGIYGRNYNVKNLVTSGSAAKITHINYAFGNVTGGRCAIGDSYADYDKAFTADQSVSGVADTWDQPLRGNFPAAFAQSCYDLVKDPRWADVFDGIDIDWEYPGACGLSCDSSGAAALKNVLSALRAKFGSAALVTAATTADASSGGKIDAADYAGAAEYVNWYNVMTYDFFGAFNAQGPTAPHSPLTSYSGIPTQGFTTADAIARYKAKGVPASKLLIGIGFYGRGWTGVTQDAPGGTATGAAQGTYEQGIEDYKVLRNSCPSTGTIAGTAYAHCGGNWWSYDTPATIGTKMAWARQQGLGGAFFWEFSGDTAGGELVSAVNSGLS; encoded by the coding sequence ATGCGCTTCGGAAACAGAGTCGCAGTCTCTCTCGCGGCCTTATTACTCCCCCTCGCCGGTCTGGTCGGCCTGGCCGGCCCCGCCCAGGCGGCAGGCTCCGCGACCGCCACGTACACCAAGTCCCAGGACTGGGGCACCGGTTTCGAGGGCAAGTGGACCGTCAAGAACACCGGCAGCACCACGATCAGCTCCTGGACCGTCGAGTGGGACTTCCCCTCCGGTACGTCCGTCACCTCGGCCTGGGACGCCGACGTCACCTCCGCCGGCACCCACTGGACCGCCCGCAACAAGTCGTACAACGGCAGCCTCGCCCCCGGGGTCTCCGTCTCCTTCGGCTTCAACGGCGCGGGCTCCGGCTCCCCGTCCCACTGCCTGCTGAACGGCGACAGCTGCGACGGTACGACCGTCCCGGGCGACGCCGCCCCGTCCGCTCCGGGCACACCGAGCGCCTCCGACGTCACCGACACCTCGGTGCGACTGTCCTGGAGCGCCGCGACGGACGACAAGGGCGTCAAGGACTACGACGTCCTGCGCGACGGCGCGAAGGTCGCCACCGTCACGACGACCTCGTACACCGACACCGGTCTGACCGCCGGCACGGACTACTCCTACACGGTCCGGGCCCGCGACACCGCCGGCCAGACCGGCCCGGCCGGCGGCGCGGTGGCCGTGCACACCACCGGCGGCGGCACCACTCCCCCGGCCGGCGGCGCCAAGGTCAAGCTCGGCTACTTCACCGAGTGGGGCATCTACGGCCGCAACTACAACGTCAAGAACCTGGTGACGTCCGGCTCCGCCGCGAAGATCACGCACATCAACTACGCCTTCGGCAACGTCACCGGCGGCCGGTGCGCGATAGGCGACTCCTACGCCGACTACGACAAGGCGTTCACCGCCGACCAGTCGGTGAGCGGCGTGGCCGACACCTGGGACCAGCCCCTGCGCGGCAACTTCCCGGCGGCGTTCGCGCAGTCCTGCTACGACCTGGTGAAGGACCCGCGCTGGGCCGACGTCTTCGACGGCATCGACATCGACTGGGAGTACCCGGGCGCCTGCGGCCTGTCCTGCGACTCCAGCGGCGCGGCGGCGCTGAAGAACGTCCTGTCCGCCCTGCGCGCCAAGTTCGGCTCCGCCGCCCTGGTCACCGCGGCCACCACCGCCGACGCCTCCTCCGGCGGCAAGATCGACGCCGCCGACTACGCGGGCGCGGCCGAGTACGTCAACTGGTACAACGTGATGACGTACGACTTCTTCGGCGCCTTCAACGCCCAGGGCCCCACGGCCCCCCACTCCCCGCTCACCTCGTACTCCGGCATCCCCACGCAGGGCTTCACCACGGCCGACGCGATCGCCAGGTACAAGGCCAAGGGGGTTCCCGCGAGCAAGCTGCTCATCGGCATCGGCTTCTACGGCCGCGGCTGGACCGGCGTCACCCAGGACGCCCCGGGCGGCACGGCCACGGGCGCCGCGCAGGGCACGTACGAGCAGGGCATCGAGGACTACAAGGTGCTCAGGAACTCCTGCCCATCCACCGGCACCATCGCGGGCACGGCGTACGCCCACTGCGGCGGCAACTGGTGGTCGTACGACACTCCGGCGACGATCGGCACCAAGATGGCCTGGGCCAGGCAACAGGGCCTCGGCGGCGCCTTCTTCTGGGAGTTCAGCGGCGACACCGCGGGCGGCGAGCTGGTGAGCGCCGTCAACAGCGGGCTGTCGTAA
- a CDS encoding response regulator transcription factor — MTEAGQAGQGGVVLVVDDDAAIRRSLERGLRLSGFTVRTAGSGPDALTAVRETPPDVLVLDVSMPGMTGIEVCGRLREEGWDLPVLMLSALDETADRIAGLQAGGDDYLVKPFALQELVLRLRALLRRRPPAGHEVLTVAGLVIDPAARTAQRDGRALELTRREFELLEILARNAGLVLTRDQLLERVWGYDVDVRTDAVDTFVSYLRRKLEAGGERRLVHTVRGVGFVLREQA, encoded by the coding sequence ATGACGGAGGCGGGGCAGGCGGGGCAGGGTGGTGTGGTGCTCGTCGTGGACGACGACGCGGCCATCCGTCGCTCCCTCGAACGCGGGCTCAGACTCAGCGGGTTCACCGTCCGCACGGCCGGAAGCGGCCCGGACGCGCTGACGGCCGTGCGGGAGACGCCGCCGGACGTGCTCGTCCTGGACGTCTCGATGCCCGGCATGACCGGCATCGAGGTGTGCGGCCGACTCCGCGAGGAGGGGTGGGACCTGCCGGTGCTCATGCTCTCCGCGCTCGACGAGACCGCCGACCGGATCGCCGGGCTCCAGGCGGGCGGCGACGACTACCTGGTCAAGCCGTTCGCACTCCAGGAACTCGTGCTGCGGCTGCGCGCCCTGCTGCGCCGCCGCCCGCCGGCCGGACACGAGGTGCTGACGGTCGCCGGACTGGTCATCGACCCCGCCGCGCGCACCGCCCAACGCGACGGCCGTGCCCTGGAGTTGACCCGGCGCGAGTTCGAACTCCTGGAAATCCTCGCCCGCAACGCCGGACTCGTCCTCACCCGCGACCAACTCCTGGAACGGGTCTGGGGCTACGACGTCGACGTGCGCACCGACGCCGTCGACACCTTCGTCAGCTACCTGCGGCGCAAGCTGGAGGCGGGCGGGGAGCGGCGGCTGGTACACACCGTGCGCGGAGTGGGCTTCGTCCTCAGGGAGCAGGCGTGA
- a CDS encoding F0F1 ATP synthase subunit B produces MSHLVQLAAEGAENPLIPPIPELVIGLIAFVIVFGFLAKKLLPNINKVLEQRREAIEGGIEKAEAAQTEAQSVLEQYRAQLAEARHEAARLRQEAQEQGAELIAEMRAEGQRQREEIVTAGHAQIAADRKVAAATLRQDVGRLATELAGKLVGESLADSARQSRVIDRFLDELEEKAEATR; encoded by the coding sequence ATGAGCCACCTGGTTCAGCTTGCGGCTGAGGGAGCCGAGAATCCCCTCATCCCGCCGATCCCAGAGCTCGTCATCGGCCTGATCGCTTTCGTCATCGTCTTCGGCTTCCTCGCCAAGAAGCTCCTTCCGAACATCAACAAGGTTCTGGAGCAGCGCCGCGAGGCCATCGAGGGCGGTATCGAGAAGGCCGAGGCCGCGCAGACCGAGGCCCAGAGCGTCCTCGAGCAGTACCGTGCCCAGCTCGCCGAGGCTCGCCACGAGGCCGCGCGCCTGCGCCAGGAGGCTCAGGAGCAGGGCGCCGAGCTCATCGCCGAGATGCGGGCCGAGGGCCAGCGTCAGCGCGAGGAGATCGTCACCGCCGGACACGCGCAGATCGCCGCCGACCGCAAGGTCGCCGCTGCCACGCTGCGTCAGGACGTCGGCCGCCTCGCCACGGAGCTGGCCGGCAAGCTGGTCGGCGAGTCCCTTGCGGACTCCGCCCGTCAGAGCCGTGTGATCGACCGCTTCCTCGACGAGCTCGAGGAGAAGGCCGAGGCCACGCGATGA
- a CDS encoding DUF2550 domain-containing protein gives MILALTVCGIVVALVLVGLFLFGLRRRLIQRSGGTFDCSLRWDVPEKPDLSGKGWSYGVARYNSDRIEWYRVFSYALRPRRVLERSAIEVAGRRVPEGEEELALLSDAVILVCVHRGTRLELAMSEDALTGFLAWLEAAPPGQRVNVA, from the coding sequence ATGATCCTCGCTCTGACTGTGTGTGGGATCGTGGTCGCGCTCGTGCTGGTGGGACTGTTCCTGTTCGGCCTCCGGCGCCGGCTCATCCAGCGCTCCGGCGGCACCTTCGACTGCAGCCTGCGCTGGGACGTGCCCGAGAAACCGGACCTCAGCGGCAAGGGCTGGAGCTACGGCGTCGCCCGCTACAACAGCGACCGCATCGAGTGGTACCGCGTCTTCTCCTACGCCCTGCGCCCGCGCCGCGTCCTGGAACGCTCGGCGATCGAGGTGGCCGGCCGGCGTGTGCCCGAGGGTGAGGAGGAGCTGGCTCTGCTCTCCGACGCCGTCATCCTCGTCTGTGTCCACCGGGGCACGCGTCTCGAACTCGCCATGAGCGAGGACGCGCTGACCGGATTCCTCGCGTGGCTGGAGGCAGCCCCGCCCGGACAACGAGTGAATGTGGCGTAG
- the atpE gene encoding ATP synthase F0 subunit C, with protein MSQTLAAAVSGSLGSLGYGLAAIGPGVGVGIIFGNGTQALARQPEAAGLIRANQILGFAFCEALALIGLVMPFVYGK; from the coding sequence ATGTCCCAGACCCTTGCTGCTGCTGTTTCCGGCTCGCTCGGTTCGCTCGGTTACGGCCTCGCCGCCATCGGCCCGGGCGTCGGCGTCGGCATCATCTTCGGTAACGGCACGCAGGCTCTCGCCCGCCAGCCCGAGGCTGCCGGCCTGATCCGCGCCAACCAGATCCTCGGTTTCGCCTTCTGTGAGGCCCTGGCCCTGATCGGCCTGGTCATGCCGTTCGTCTACGGCAAGTGA
- a CDS encoding F0F1 ATP synthase subunit gamma: MGAQLRVYKRRIRSVTATKKITKAMEMIAASRVVKAQRKVAASKPYETELTRAVKAVATGSNVDHPLTTEAKNPTRAAVLLLSSDRGLAGAFNANAIKAAEQLTERLQREGKDVETFIVGRRGIAHYNFREREIAGSWTGFTDQPTYQDAKNVAAPLLEAIEKDDADGGVDELFIVYTEFVSMMTQVAKTERLLPLNIDEVGEKHEGEILPLYDFEPSAEDVLDALLPRYVESRIYNALLQSAASKHAATRRAMKSATDNAGDLIDNLTRLANAARQAEITQEISEIVGGASALADATAGSDR, from the coding sequence ATGGGAGCCCAGCTCCGGGTCTACAAGCGTCGCATCCGATCCGTCACCGCGACCAAGAAGATCACCAAGGCGATGGAGATGATCGCCGCCTCGCGCGTCGTCAAGGCGCAGCGCAAGGTGGCGGCCTCCAAGCCGTACGAGACCGAGCTCACCCGCGCGGTCAAGGCGGTCGCCACGGGGTCGAACGTCGACCACCCGCTCACCACGGAGGCGAAAAACCCGACCCGTGCCGCGGTCCTGCTCCTCTCGAGCGACCGCGGTCTGGCCGGCGCCTTCAACGCCAACGCCATCAAGGCGGCGGAGCAGCTGACCGAGCGCCTGCAGCGCGAGGGCAAGGACGTCGAGACGTTCATCGTCGGCCGTCGCGGTATCGCGCACTACAACTTCCGTGAGCGCGAGATCGCGGGGTCGTGGACCGGTTTCACCGACCAGCCCACGTACCAGGACGCCAAGAACGTCGCGGCGCCGCTGCTCGAGGCCATCGAGAAGGACGACGCGGACGGCGGTGTGGACGAACTGTTCATCGTCTACACCGAGTTCGTGTCGATGATGACGCAGGTCGCGAAGACCGAGCGTCTGCTGCCGCTGAACATCGACGAGGTCGGCGAGAAGCACGAGGGCGAGATCCTTCCCCTCTACGACTTCGAGCCCTCGGCGGAGGATGTCCTCGATGCTCTGCTGCCGCGCTACGTGGAGAGCCGTATCTACAACGCGCTTCTCCAGTCGGCCGCTTCGAAGCACGCCGCCACGCGGCGCGCGATGAAGTCGGCCACCGACAACGCGGGCGATTTGATCGACAACCTCACCCGTCTTGCCAACGCGGCCCGCCAGGCCGAAATCACCCAGGAAATCAGCGAGATCGTCGGCGGTGCCAGCGCCCTGGCCGACGCGACCGCGGGGAGTGACCGCTAA
- a CDS encoding F0F1 ATP synthase subunit delta, with protein sequence MNGASREALAAARERLDALTDSTSVDAGALADELAAVTALLDRERSLRRVLTDPAQPAEAKADLAHRLFGDKVSGPAVDLVAGMVRSRWSQPRDLADALEELANLADLTAAQKAGRLDDVEDELFRFGRIVSSNPELRAALTDPEADASAKVELLHRLLGGRADKTTERLVTRLVTAPAGRSLEAGLESLSKLAAERRDRMVAVVTSAVPLSDSQKQRLGAALAKLYGRKMHLNLDVDPNVVGGMRVQVGDEVINGSIADRLEDVARRMAD encoded by the coding sequence ATGAACGGAGCGAGCCGCGAGGCACTGGCAGCCGCACGTGAGCGTCTCGACGCGCTGACGGACTCCACGTCCGTGGACGCGGGCGCGCTCGCGGACGAGCTGGCGGCCGTCACCGCGCTGCTCGACCGCGAGAGGTCGCTGCGTCGGGTCCTCACCGACCCGGCGCAGCCCGCCGAGGCGAAGGCCGACCTGGCCCACCGCCTCTTCGGCGACAAGGTCAGCGGTCCCGCCGTCGACCTGGTGGCCGGCATGGTGCGGTCCCGCTGGTCGCAGCCGCGTGACCTGGCCGACGCGCTGGAGGAGCTGGCGAACCTCGCCGACCTCACCGCCGCGCAGAAGGCGGGCCGGCTCGACGACGTCGAGGACGAGCTGTTCCGGTTCGGCCGGATCGTCTCCTCGAACCCCGAGCTGCGCGCCGCGCTGACCGACCCCGAGGCCGACGCCTCGGCCAAGGTCGAGCTGCTGCACCGGCTGCTCGGCGGCCGGGCGGACAAGACCACCGAGCGTCTGGTGACCCGCCTTGTGACCGCGCCGGCGGGACGTAGCCTGGAAGCGGGACTCGAGTCCCTGTCCAAGCTCGCCGCCGAGCGCCGGGACCGCATGGTCGCCGTCGTCACCTCGGCGGTACCGCTGAGCGACTCGCAGAAGCAGCGTCTGGGCGCGGCCCTGGCGAAGCTCTACGGCCGCAAGATGCACCTGAACCTGGACGTCGACCCGAACGTGGTCGGCGGCATGCGGGTGCAGGTCGGCGACGAGGTCATCAACGGCTCCATCGCGGACCGGCTCGAGGACGTCGCTCGCCGCATGGCGGACTAG